Genomic window (Deltaproteobacteria bacterium):
TGTTGATTCCCGTACGTTGCCGTTCTTGTTGTTCGATGTGGGCTAAGATCTGTTTGCTATCAGAACTCAAAGCATGCAATTCATCGAGCTTGGCCGAATAATTTTTTTGGAAAACACCCCCAGTTTTAAAACTAATAGGGGGCGAATCAACTAAGGCTTGTTCGAGTTTAGGGAGTAAGGCTGAAAATTGGGGGAGTTGTGCAGTAATTTTTTGCAACAATTCACTTTTATAGGGTTTGTCTAATTGAACTCGCAGCGCTTCGACTTGATGTAGGCTATCACGCAATTGAGCAAGGTCGCGGGGATGGGCATTGCCTAAGGCAATACGACCGGTGATGCGCTCTAGATCCCCCAACAAACTCGCGGTTGCAATAAAGTTTTGCGTCTGCTCCCAATCTTCTAGACATTCAGCAATGCCCTGTTGGCGCAACTCAATTGATTTTAAATCTAACAAAGGAAATAAAATCCATTTACGCAACAGGCGCGCGCCCATGGGAGTGGCGGTAAGATTGAGCACCCAAAACAAGGTGCTGGTTTCTTTTCCGGTTTGAGATTGCAGCAACTCTAAATGTTGAACAGTTCGCTCATCGATAGCCATAAATTCATGGCTGGTTAAACGATGCGCAGGCCCTAAATGCTGGAGTTCATCCACCCCTACCTGTGAAGCATATTCGAGCAAGATTTTGAAAAGCCATGCTTCATCGCCAATTTGTTGCAACAACTCGTAGGCTAACCCTATGCTTAAATCAAAGTTGGCTTCATAACCACTAGATCTTGCTTCTAAACGGCAAGTGGGGAAAAATAATAAAATGGACCTCTGTTCTTTTTCTTCGAGGCCCACGGTGATTAGTTCGCGCGGGGCTAGTTTGACTAACTCAGTGGTCAAGTCGTCATGGCTTTCAAAATTTCCAAAGATTAACTCGCCCGAAAGAATATCAACCGCAGCTAGGGCGTAGGTGTTATCTTTTTTTCCAATGGCAACTAAATAATTAGGTTCTTGAGTTTTTAAGTTTTCAAGATCATCAAAAAGCCCCGGGCTCACCACCCGAACCACTTCGCGCTTAACAATACCTTTGGCTAATTTGGGGTCTTCAACTTGTTCACAAATAGCCACCCGGCAACCATGCTTGACTAATTTGGCAATGTAATTATTAGCGCTATGAAAAGGCACCCCACACAGTGGCACACTTTCCTCTGAATTTTTATTTCGGCTGGTCAATGCAATGTTGAGGATCTTACTTGCCACCACGGCATCTTCAAAGAACATCTCGTAAAAATCCCCTAAGCGAAAAAACAAGAGGGCATCTTGGTTGGCTTGTTTAATCTCCCAATACTGTTTCATCATGGGAGTTAGGCTTTCAATACCAATGGCCATAATCAGCTTATTCCATATTCCTTGATTCTATGCGGATCGCTCGCCCAGTTTTTAACGACCTTAACATACAACTCTAAATAAATTTTACGACCCAGTAATTTTTCTAAATCTTTTCTTGCCAAAGTACCGATGCGTTTGAGGCTAAGCCCATTTTTACCAATCACCATAGCCTTTTGGCTTTCTTTTTCTACAACAATCAACCCGTGGATATGCAACGACTTTGGCCCCGGCTCGACTCGCTCAATTTCAACAGTTAAAGAATAAGGGATCTCTTGGTGTAAATATAAAAAGGCCTTTTCACGAACAATTTCACCAATGCGAAATTGCAGATCACGATCAGTGATTTGTTCCGCGGGAAAATAAGCCGGCCCTTCAGGTAGATCCCTAACAATTAATTCAAGCAAGGTTTCAACTCCATCACGACGCAAGGCCGACAAAGGAAAAACCTCTTTAGGGTGCCAAACCTGATGCACTTGTTCGATCAGCGGCAATAACTCATCTTTTTTAACCCGATCAATTTTATTGATACACACCAGGTGAATCTTTTGATGTTTTTCAACCGAGCTTACAATTTTTTGATCTTCCTCCGAGATGGGCAAACGAGGTTCGATGAGATGCAACACCACATCAGCATCTTCAATACCACTATAAGCGGTTTTCACCATGGTGACATTCATGGCTTTTTGACTCGTATGAATCCCCGGCGTATCTAAAAACACCAATTGTGCGTCTTTAAGATGCCGCACCCCCATAATTTTATGCCGCGTCGTTTGAGGTTTATGCGTCACGATCGACACCGGCTCTTGAACCATAGCGTTTAGTAAGGTCGATTTACCCACATTGGGCCGACCGACAATAGCAATAAAACCTGATTTAAACATTCACTGGTTATTACACAACCAAGACAGCATTGACAAGGATGTCCTACTCTCGTGTAATGCCTCAGTGACGGGTGGTTCGCTGTCATCCTCGCGAAGGCGGGGATCCAGAAATACTTGAAAAAAGACTGGATTCCCGCCTTCGCGGGAATGACACAACACTTTTTCCACCCGTCACTGAAGCATTACACTCTCGTGAGTAATCTGTATTGACTTATGTTTTAAAATCTATTAATTTAGATTCATAAAGTGACATTATTGGAGTCATATAATGAATCAGCTAACTTTAAGACAAATTCCAAAGGCTGTTCAAACTAATCTTAAAATCTTGACCAAACATACTGGGAAAAGTCTCAATAAAACAGTAATCGGCCTGTTAGAAAAAGCACTAGGGACTGAAGCCGGGTCTAGCAAAAAAAGGGACCTGTCTGCACTTGCGGGAACCTGGAATCATAAAGAAGCCAATCAATTCCTTAAAAACACCCAATCCTTTGAGGCAATCGACGAGGAAATCTGGAAATGAAAGTTTGTCTTGATACCAATGCCTATGTTGCTTTCAAAAGAAACCATACCTCTCTTACTAAATTTTTAGAACAAGCCGACGAGATTTACTTATCTTCCATCGTGTTGGGTGAGCTCTACGCTGGATTTCTGATGGGAAATAAAACTCAACAAAATTATGAAGAATTAGCCCAATTTTTAACTTTGCCAGGAATCTATAACCTACCCATTGACCCTTCCATTGCTGAACATTATGGTCATATTGTGCAAACCCTTCGAAAACAAGGAACCCCAATACCAACGAATGATGTTTGGATTGCTGCTTCTGCTTTTGAAGTTGGCGCACGCCTGGTAACCTATGATGATCATTTTAAAAAGGTCCCTGGGTTAACAGTTTATTCTCCATAATCCATTGGCGAAAATTGGGATGATAGGGGCCGGCTAGGATGCCCTCGCGTTCGTTGGAGGAAAATTCTAGGCCCATTTTGATAATGGGAATATTGGCCGCCGCAAATTTGGTTTGGATCTTTCGACAAGTTTGAATGGCTTGCTCCAAAGACCAAGGTTGATAAAGCCCCTTTTGATAAAGTCTGGCTAACGCGGTATTTTTTAAAACTAAGGTGGGATAAATGCGCACAAAATCAGGTTGCAATTGAATCGCCTTTTCCACGGATAATAAAGCCTCGTCCGCATCGGCACCGGGCAAACCGGGCATTAATTGCAAACCAATTTTAAACCCTCTGTTTCTTAAAATTTGCACCGCGGTGGTCACTTGCGCTGCGGTATAACCACGACCTACTTGTTTTAGCACGCCATCATCGAATGATTGCACGCCTAATTCGATAGTATTGAGCCCATAGGGTGAAATAAAATCTAAAACTTCAGGCGAGATATAATCGGGCTTGGTAGAGGCGCGGATACGATTGACCTGACCCCTTTCTATATAAGGATGTACGGCTGATAACATGTTTTCAATATCTTGAGAAGGCAGGCCAGTAAACGTGCCTCCATAAAAAGCCACCTCAACATGAGAATATTTGCCAGGATGCCGAGTGGCTAAATAAGTTTGAATTTTTTCAGAAATTTGATCGACCGAAGGCAACTGCGCTGGCGTTGCTGTAATATCTTCTTGTTGACAATATACACAATGAAAGGGGCACCCTTGAAAAGGAATAAAGATAGGAATGATGTAAGGCTTCAAGGTTGGTTGCCTGTGCTCGATTCAGCGATCTTCTCTAGGGCTTGTTTAGCCGCATTTTGCTCGGCTTCTTTTTTGCTCTTCCCTTTACCAACCCCAAAGATTTCGTTGTTCAGCAAAATATTGATCTCAAATTCTTTGTCGTGGTCGGGCCCTACTTCGCCTACCAATTTATAACGGGGGATGGCCTTATAACAAAGTTGAGCGGTTTCTTGTAAATGGGTTTTATAATCTTTATAAAAATCTTCCCCATCCATTTGAGAAAAAATATTTTCGGCAATTTTTGATAATGCCTTGAAGGCTTTTTTAAACCCACGGTCTAAATAAATAGCCCCAAATACCGCCTCCACTCCATCGGACAAAATGCTGCTCTTGGTACGCCCGCCGCCCACCTCTTCACCTTTACCAAAATAAAGGTATTGCCCAATCGCCAAATCTTGGGCCACCGTGGCTAAGGTCTTTTCGTTCACAATGGAGGCCCTAATTTTACTTAATTTACCCTCAGAACTATCGGGGAATCGTTCCATGAGTAAATGGGAGATGACTAACTCTAAAACCGCATCTCCCAAAAATTCAAAGCGCTCATTGTGCTCGGTCGATGGCCACTTATTTTCGTTGGCAAACGATTTATGCGTGAGGGCTTTTTTTAATAATTCTTTATTTTTAAAACGATAACCCAATTTTTTTTCAAATTGTTTTAACGTCTTTTTTTCTTCTCGGGTTACTTTACCCAAAGATTGCTCCTTTAAATTATCCATCCCCCACCCACTAATTCTTCCCCTTGATAAAAAACCACCACCTGTCCAGCGGTGATGGCTCGTTGTGGCTTATCAAAAACAACCCGCAACTGTTCTGGCGATTGAAACTCTAATTGAGCTCTACTTCCTTCGTGCCCATAACGAATCTTTGCCGTTACAGTACTACCTGAAGCGCAAGCCTTGAGCCATCGCACATCGGTTGCGGTTAAATAGTTTGTATACAAACTTTCGTCTTTAGCTAGTATAATATTTTTTGAAGACACATCAATCAATTTTACATAAAGTTTTTCGCCTGCTGCAACATGGGTGCCTCGGCGCTGCCCTACCGTATAATAATGAATGCCTTGATGCTCGCCCAATGGTTTGCCCGATTCGTCGACAAAAAAGCCTTTCGTACTTTTATGCTCACCTTGATAACGATCAATAAAGGAGCCATGTTCTTGATTGGGAACAAAACAAATTTCTTGGCTTTCTGCTTTGTTGCTAGTTTTCAAACCATGCTGCTCGGCAATGGCTCTCACCTCAGCCTTAGTTAAATGACCAATGGGAAAGAGAGTGTGGGCCAATTCTTCTTGCGTGATCGTAAATAAAAAATAGGATTGGTCTTTTTGTAAGTCGAGCGCCTTTAATAATTTCCAACCCTTTTGGGTTTCATCCCAGATTTTTCGCACATAATGACCGGTGGCAATAAAATCAGCCCCTAATTCGCGTGCCTTCTTATAAAAATATTCAAATTTAATCTTGTCGTTGCAACGCACGCAAGGGTTGGGAGTCTTGCCGTTTAAATATTCTTCGACAAAGCTGGCAATCACCTCTTTTTGAAATTCTGCTTTGGTATTGAAAACATAAAAGGGAATATTGAGCTGCGCACAAACCCTTCTGGCATCGGAGGCATCTTCTAAAGAGCAGCAGGTCGCTCGTTTAACTGTTTCGCTGGGTAAAGGGTCTGATAATTTCATCATGGCGCCAATGACTTCGTAACCTTGCTGTTGCAACAATAAGGCCGCCACCGAGCTATCCACCCCACCACTCATGCCAACCACAACTTTTTTCATAAACGATCCACAATGCTTTTAATTTTTTGCACCGTATATTCCATTTCTTCTATGGTATTAAACCGGCTCCAACTCAGGCGCACCGAACTCTTGGCTATTTCCATAGGATAACCCATGGCTAATAAAACATGAGAAGGTTCCATGGAGCCGGATTCACAAGCAGCCCCTGAACTAGCAGCTATTCCTTCCAAATCAAGATTCATCACGAAGGTTGGACCTTCTAAGGGAGGCAGACCAAAATTTAAGGTATGAGGCAGACTCTTTTCAAGATCTCCAAAAAAACGCACGCCTTTTATAGTTTTAAGCCCTGAAATTAAGGTTTGTTTTAATTTTAAGGCATGAGTGTGGTGTTTTTTAATATTTTCAAGTGATACTTTAAAAGATTCGTATAAGCACTTAATTCCTAATGTATTTACAGTGCCAGCCCTATGATCAGCTTCTTGCCTCCCACCTAGCAACAAACTAGGCAAGCGGTTACCCTTCCTTACATAGAGAAAGCCTACACCTTTCAGGCCGTGAAGTTTATGAGAACTCGCCACGATAAAATCTACCGAGCCATCAAGCTGGAGGGGAATTTTTCCTATGCTTTGTGCAGTATCAGAAAAAAAATACGCCCCCTTATTTTTGGCAATGGCACTTAAAACTTGAATGTCATTAATATTCCCAATCTCATTATTGGCATGCATGATGGCAACGAGTTGAGTGCGCTCATTCACCAACTCGGTTAAAGCAGCTGCATCGATTCTACCTAAAGTATCGACTGGTAAATAACTAACCGGAAAACCGGCTTCTTCTAAATGTTTGGCATTGGCCAACACCGCAGCATGCTCGAGGGGAGAAACCACCAGATGATTGCGCTTTTGCTCGGGATGCAAAAACAAACCCCGAAAGATGGTATTAATGCCCTCGGTAGCACCACTGTTAAAGACAATTTCTTCCGGCAAAACCTTTAAGCCTTGCGCCACCCCTTCACGACATTCTTCTAAAATATTTTTGGAAATACGCCCCGCCCAATGCACACTACTCGCATTGCCAAAGTCGTCTAGCCATTGGGGTAAGCGTTGTTTTAAGATAGGATCAACGGGCGTCGTAGCATTATTGTCGAGATAAATTTTCATAATTATAAAAATCTTTAAAGAGAATGGGGCGACTTTGGAGGTGACTTAGCTTTGCCGACCCATCGCGGAAGCGGCGGGGCCCCCAATGAGAGCTAGCCGTTGTGGAAAGCCGCGGCCCCCGCCTTTGGCGGGGGAACGCGGAAGGATTCCGCAACGGCTGGCTCCATTAGGGTCGCCGATGGAGCGCCGGGTCGGCAAAGCTAAGTCACCTCCAAAGTCGCCCCATTCTCTTTAAAGATTTTTCAATTTAATAAGTTTTTCTTCAATAGCCTTGAGTTCCGCTTTTAACTCTTCAATGGCCTTCATTTCAATATCGGGCAATTGATCATGCGCCAGGTCATAATGTTCACCTACTACATTCTCAGGATTATAAACCACTCGCCCGGGAACCCCCACTACCGTTGAATGAGGCGGCACATCGTGCACCACCACCGAGCAGGCCCCGACCCTAGAATCATGCCCAATCCGCACCGGCCCTAATAATACTGCCCCCGCCCCTACCACCACATTATCTTCTAAAGTTGGATGGCGTTTTTCTTTTTTCCAACTCACCCCGCCTAAGGTGACCCCTTGATAAAGGGTGACATTGTTGCCAATTTCACTCGTCTCACCAATAATCACACCCATGCCATGATCAATAAAAAACCCTGTGCCAATTTTAGCACCCGGATGAATTTCAATGCCGGTAAAAAAACGAACTACATGTGATAACCAACGAGCCAGCAACCGTAAACCCCAATTCCACAAACGGTGAGTCAAACGATGGGCCATAATGGCGTGAAAGCCAGGGTAGCATAAAAAAACTTCCCATATCGATCGAGCCGCAGGGTCACGTTCGAAGATAACCTTAATTTCACGGCTAACGCTTTTAAACATTCCTTCCCGTAATACAAAAAAATTATTTATTCAACCGTTGATAAACGCCGGGGCCAGCGATGGCGCCCATAAAGGGGCCTAATACACCTACAATGGCGGCGCGTTTCATTTGTTCACCAAAAAACTCCCAGCCCGGCTGGATATTGTTGAAAGCTGATTCATGAAAAGCCGCTTGGTCTTCAAAAAAAGTCGAACCTAAATTGGAACCCATGGCATAGCCTGATAGGGCTGATAATTCTGCTATTTGCGGGTTGCGCGTTGCCACCAGCGAAAATGCTGAACCCACAAAGGCCCCACTCCAACCGAGTAATTCTGTAAATAAAGCCCGCGGAGTCGCGGTGATGGTACCTTGGGTGCGATCTTGATTAAAGGCCTTTGAAATCTCATAAATAGAATTAGTAGCCAAAGCGACCATTCTCCCACTTTTAGGTTTGACCTTAGTTCTTTTAACGATGGCGCTTAAGTTTTCTGTTGGTTTTGGTTTTTTCGTCACAACCGGAGGATTTTTACCTGCTTCTAATGTCTTTAAGGTTCGCTTAGAGGGTTTGATAAAAACATTGGCATTGCTTACCTCTAATGGTGGTGGGGGAATTTCGGCCGGGGGAATGATATTATTGTTTGTTGTAACAGGGATTATTTTGGGTGCCATAAAAAAGACCTCCTAAAAGTAAAAGTGTTTTGAGGAGGTCTTTTGCAAAGAAGGTGCCAGGAGAAATCATAAAATGAAAATATTTGTGCGAAGTCTTGCAGAAGCGGGAAGAGGCTACTCGAAACCCCAATGCTTAAGGTTGAGAGAGCCTCTGCCCGATTCGGCAAGACGTGACTCGATCTGCAGATGAATTGAAGAATAAGATGGAAGATTGCCACGCTCGCCTTTGGGGCTCGCTCGCAATGACATGAGTAGCATTTTTACTCTGAGTGTCCTATTTTGCTTCTGTTGTTGCGGCAGACGGGGTGGGTGACACCACCTCTTCGGGCCGTAACTCAATGGGTGGAATGGCCCATTTATTAAGATTAGGATCATATAAGGATACAGATTCCCCTGCCCTTACTAATCCCATTCTCCGTTGCACCACCTCTTGTTTGGGGGCATCAATCGCCTCGAAGCCCAGATGTTTGATATGGTCTAGGTGGCTCAGCACTTGATCACCAGTTAACCCTCGCACATAGGCTGTGCCAAAAGATAAGCGGGTGGTTTGAGGAGAGGTGCCTTCCAATTTAGGTAAGGGTGAAAATTCTGCGGCTAAACTACCATCAGGTTGTGAAACAAAATGGGCAAAACGGCGACCTTCTGGCAATTTGAATTGTTCAGGATAAAGTTCGGCTTCGTAATGTGCATCAAAATGAGTGTAGAGTTCATAAAGAAAACGATCGTTGATCGAAGACCCTGGCCTATATTCTTGGGGATTCTTTATCAAAGGATCTCTTTGGTTCTCTAAATTAAATTCTGAAGTGATGATAATATATTCGTCACCCTCTTTAATCATCACAAAACGTTGGGCGATTTCAGTACGCTTAAATTTATCAGGGCTATCACCTTCTTTGATGGCCAAGTATTGCGCCCCCATCAAACCATCTAAAAAAACCTCACTAATTCTAAAAGCACCCACATCGACTAAACTCTGATTGTGCCGTGAGTTAAGATAGGCCGACATGTCATTAACATCAAAAATATAAACGTTAAACCGCGGCGGTTGACCTTTCGCTGAGGCTTGCTTGGTTTCCCTGGCCACAAAGTCTTCTACCGCCATGGGAGCAAATTCATCATCGACGATCATCGACAAACGAGGATTTTCATAAATACGACGGGCCACTCGCGACATTCGGTGGGCATTTTTAAAGGCCAATTGAATTCCCTCAATAACTTGCTCTGGCGTATAACCATTTTCGTTGAGCCCTCGTGATTTTAAGGTTTTGGCCTCTGCTAACCATCCACGTAAACGAGGCAGGGCTGCGGCGTAGTTGTTGCCCATAATGCCGGTTAAATCATGATTAGGGCGACCAAAGAGGCCCAAATAAGTTTGCAAACCAACCGAGGCTGAAGTGGGCAAGGCCCCCATCAAAGGATCATAAACCTCCAACACAGTAGGCATGTCGCCACCCATGACCATAAGGCTTCGGGCTAAAGGATGGGGATCGCCTACTACGGCTAAACCACGTATCAACACATCGACTTTATGCGACCTACGATCAAAGTTATAAAGATCATTATGCACTTGCGTTGGGGTTAAATTTCTCCCGGGGGGAATTTGTTTGGCTAAATAGGGTGCTATATCAGCATCAGCAATAGGATCGGTATGTAACCCTCGTATACCCGACTTTTCGATATGTTCGGCGCTAGCGGTTAGCCTTTGATGTAATACATGGGGAGCCGCATCACCTAATGCTGCAATACTGGCTTGAGACACGGTTTCTAAACGTGTCGGTGGAAGAAAATTGGGCCATTCACCTTGGCTTAAATCATGACCTTTGGAGCGAAGATGCCCTGACAAGGCATGAGGATAGGCATCTACCACTTCTCTCATGATAGGCTCCGCCTCTGCCATTCCTACATCCATCATCACAAATAAGGTCACTCGACCATCAGGTGTTACCAACCCTAAGGCCCCTCGATTGAGCAAATCGATTTGCTCTTGCAAACGCCCATAATTTGGATTGGATGTGGCCATGCCGGTCAAACGAGTCTGCATCACGGGTAGCAAGCGGGCACGTAATTGGGCCCTAAAATAATCGCGACTAAAGGCAAAAACCTCACTGCCTAATTGATGCGAAGGATCAACTTGATTATACTGCGTCATCGGAAAAAGAATTTTACCGATGGTAAATTCAGCGTTTGAATCAATGCGCAAAACTTGGGCCCGGCGGTTCAAGGCTTCATCAATAATCTCTTCACGATTACCACCGCGCAGGTATAAGCGCGCCATGTGGGGATATAATTCAAAAAGTTGATTAACGTAAGCATCGATGGTTTTAAAATCAACTTCCCCTCTCCTTAATTGTCTTGTGGTTAAATTATTTACCAAAGGATCTAAGCCAACAAACACGTCTATCAAACGTTGTCGCAAGGTAAAGGGGTTGGCATGAGCAGGGTTGATGGTCCCTAAATCTTGGGGAATAACGGGATCGGAATAGCGGGCAAAGTCGGGGCTTAAGGCAGTGGCCATTGAAGTTGGGCGCCATGAATTAGGGTTGTTATGGTAATTAGTGAGCCAACCACGTAGATCACCTGAGCTAGCAACATGGTTTAAGAATGGTTCAATCACTTCGGGTCCCGCTGCTAAAATGTCACTTAAAGTTTGTCTTAATTCACGGGGCAATCGATCGCCACGCACATCT
Coding sequences:
- the era gene encoding GTPase Era, translating into MFKSGFIAIVGRPNVGKSTLLNAMVQEPVSIVTHKPQTTRHKIMGVRHLKDAQLVFLDTPGIHTSQKAMNVTMVKTAYSGIEDADVVLHLIEPRLPISEEDQKIVSSVEKHQKIHLVCINKIDRVKKDELLPLIEQVHQVWHPKEVFPLSALRRDGVETLLELIVRDLPEGPAYFPAEQITDRDLQFRIGEIVREKAFLYLHQEIPYSLTVEIERVEPGPKSLHIHGLIVVEKESQKAMVIGKNGLSLKRIGTLARKDLEKLLGRKIYLELYVKVVKNWASDPHRIKEYGIS
- the mutS gene encoding DNA mismatch repair protein MutS, whose protein sequence is MAIGIESLTPMMKQYWEIKQANQDALLFFRLGDFYEMFFEDAVVASKILNIALTSRNKNSEESVPLCGVPFHSANNYIAKLVKHGCRVAICEQVEDPKLAKGIVKREVVRVVSPGLFDDLENLKTQEPNYLVAIGKKDNTYALAAVDILSGELIFGNFESHDDLTTELVKLAPRELITVGLEEKEQRSILLFFPTCRLEARSSGYEANFDLSIGLAYELLQQIGDEAWLFKILLEYASQVGVDELQHLGPAHRLTSHEFMAIDERTVQHLELLQSQTGKETSTLFWVLNLTATPMGARLLRKWILFPLLDLKSIELRQQGIAECLEDWEQTQNFIATASLLGDLERITGRIALGNAHPRDLAQLRDSLHQVEALRVQLDKPYKSELLQKITAQLPQFSALLPKLEQALVDSPPISFKTGGVFQKNYSAKLDELHALSSDSKQILAHIEQQERQRTGINTLKIKYNQVFGYYLEVTHTHQHKVPADYIRKQTLANAERYITEELKTLEDKILGAEEKMQRLEEALFIALREEVRQYVPSFKLAAQSLAHLDVMVSLARAAKLYHYVCPQLTHDLSIILKDSRHPVLERVLPAEKFIPNDFELNGESERMFLITGPNMAGKSTLMRQLALCVLMAQMGSFIPATYAKIGITDRIMSRLGASDDLAGGMSTFMVEMVETAHILKQTSKQSLVLLDEIGRGTSTYDGLAIAWAVAEYLATQTQCRTLFATHYHELTELESLVVGIVNYQVAVKEWNGEILFLRKLLRGSCSRSYGLEVARLAGIPEAVLLKARAKLQALEIIREQELPPKSQFELFNNSRHPGLACPGHRSGDPGSTMATNLQFIAEIKKLDLNELTPMQALTYLYELKNKL
- a CDS encoding radical SAM protein; the protein is MKPYIIPIFIPFQGCPFHCVYCQQEDITATPAQLPSVDQISEKIQTYLATRHPGKYSHVEVAFYGGTFTGLPSQDIENMLSAVHPYIERGQVNRIRASTKPDYISPEVLDFISPYGLNTIELGVQSFDDGVLKQVGRGYTAAQVTTAVQILRNRGFKIGLQLMPGLPGADADEALLSVEKAIQLQPDFVRIYPTLVLKNTALARLYQKGLYQPWSLEQAIQTCRKIQTKFAAANIPIIKMGLEFSSNEREGILAGPYHPNFRQWIMENKLLTQGPF
- the rnc gene encoding ribonuclease III, giving the protein MDNLKEQSLGKVTREEKKTLKQFEKKLGYRFKNKELLKKALTHKSFANENKWPSTEHNERFEFLGDAVLELVISHLLMERFPDSSEGKLSKIRASIVNEKTLATVAQDLAIGQYLYFGKGEEVGGGRTKSSILSDGVEAVFGAIYLDRGFKKAFKALSKIAENIFSQMDGEDFYKDYKTHLQETAQLCYKAIPRYKLVGEVGPDHDKEFEINILLNNEIFGVGKGKSKKEAEQNAAKQALEKIAESSTGNQP
- the cysE gene encoding serine O-acetyltransferase, yielding MFKSVSREIKVIFERDPAARSIWEVFLCYPGFHAIMAHRLTHRLWNWGLRLLARWLSHVVRFFTGIEIHPGAKIGTGFFIDHGMGVIIGETSEIGNNVTLYQGVTLGGVSWKKEKRHPTLEDNVVVGAGAVLLGPVRIGHDSRVGACSVVVHDVPPHSTVVGVPGRVVYNPENVVGEHYDLAHDQLPDIEMKAIEELKAELKAIEEKLIKLKNL
- the mnmA gene encoding tRNA 2-thiouridine(34) synthase MnmA, which codes for MKKVVVGMSGGVDSSVAALLLQQQGYEVIGAMMKLSDPLPSETVKRATCCSLEDASDARRVCAQLNIPFYVFNTKAEFQKEVIASFVEEYLNGKTPNPCVRCNDKIKFEYFYKKARELGADFIATGHYVRKIWDETQKGWKLLKALDLQKDQSYFLFTITQEELAHTLFPIGHLTKAEVRAIAEQHGLKTSNKAESQEICFVPNQEHGSFIDRYQGEHKSTKGFFVDESGKPLGEHQGIHYYTVGQRRGTHVAAGEKLYVKLIDVSSKNIILAKDESLYTNYLTATDVRWLKACASGSTVTAKIRYGHEGSRAQLEFQSPEQLRVVFDKPQRAITAGQVVVFYQGEELVGGGWII
- a CDS encoding cysteine desulfurase, translating into MKIYLDNNATTPVDPILKQRLPQWLDDFGNASSVHWAGRISKNILEECREGVAQGLKVLPEEIVFNSGATEGINTIFRGLFLHPEQKRNHLVVSPLEHAAVLANAKHLEEAGFPVSYLPVDTLGRIDAAALTELVNERTQLVAIMHANNEIGNINDIQVLSAIAKNKGAYFFSDTAQSIGKIPLQLDGSVDFIVASSHKLHGLKGVGFLYVRKGNRLPSLLLGGRQEADHRAGTVNTLGIKCLYESFKVSLENIKKHHTHALKLKQTLISGLKTIKGVRFFGDLEKSLPHTLNFGLPPLEGPTFVMNLDLEGIAASSGAACESGSMEPSHVLLAMGYPMEIAKSSVRLSWSRFNTIEEMEYTVQKIKSIVDRL
- a CDS encoding type II toxin-antitoxin system VapC family toxin, coding for MKVCLDTNAYVAFKRNHTSLTKFLEQADEIYLSSIVLGELYAGFLMGNKTQQNYEELAQFLTLPGIYNLPIDPSIAEHYGHIVQTLRKQGTPIPTNDVWIAASAFEVGARLVTYDDHFKKVPGLTVYSP